The Streptomyces capitiformicae genome contains the following window.
CGACTGACCCACATCGACGAGGCGGGGGCAGCCCGCATGGTCGACGTCTCCGGGAAGGACGTGACCGCGCGCACCGCCCGCGCCAGCGGCCGGGTCCTGGTCTCGCCGCAGGTGGTCGAACTGCTGCGTGGCGAGGGCATGCCCAAGGGCGATGCCCTCGCCACCGCGCGCATCGCCGGCATCATGGGCGCCAAACGCACTCCCGACCTCATCCCGCTCTGTCACCCGTTGTCAGTGGCCGGTGTCAAAGTGGATCTGTCGGTCGCGGACGACGCCGTGGAGATCCGGGCCACGGTGAAGACCACGGACCGTACGGGCGTCGAGATGGAGGCCCTCACCGCGGTCTCCGTCGCCGCGCTCACCGTGATCGACATGGTCAAGGCGGTCGACAAGGGGGCGGTCATCACGGACGTGCGTGTGGAGGAGAAGACGGGCGGTAAGTCGGGCGACTGGAGCCGGTCATGACAAGCGTCGGCCCCGCCCCCGTCGTGTCGTACCGCGCCCTCGTCGTGACCGCATCCAACCGGGCCGCCGCCGGGGTCTACGAGGACAAGGGCGGCCCCCTGATCGCCGAGGCGCTCGCGGGGTTCGGCTTCGCCGTCGACGGCCCTCAGGTCGTCCCGGACGGCGACCCCGTGGAGGCCGCGCTGCGGGCGGGCGTCGACACCGGGTACGACGTGATCGTGACCACCGGCGGTACGGGCATCTCGCCCACCGACCGCACCCCCGAGGCCACCCGCGCGGTCCTCGACCACGAGGTGCCCGGCATCCCCGAGGCGATCCGGGCGTACGGCCGGGACAAGGTGCCCACGGCGGCGCTCTCCCGGGGCCTCGCCGGAGTCGCGGGCCGGACCCTGATCGTCAACCTGCCGGGCTCCACCGGCGGCGTACGGGACGGCCTGGCCGTACTGGAACCGCTGCTGACCCACGCCGTCGACCAGCTCCGCGGTGGCGACCACCCCAGACCCAGCCACGGGGGTGCGAGCTGAACAGCCCATCCTGGCCAGTCGTGCTGGCGGACGGAGATGTCGTCCTCCGGCCCATAAGGATGCGCGACCAACGGGCCTGGCGCGAGGTCAACCGGCGCAACCGGGACTGGCTGCGCCCCTGGGAGGCGACCATTCCGCCGCCCACCCCCAGCGGGCCCATCGCACACCGGCCGACGTACCGTCAGATGGTCCGCCATCTGCGGGCGGAGGCGAACGCGGGCCGGATGCTGCCCTTCGTGATCGAGTACCAGGGGCGGCTCGTCGGGCAGTTGACGGTCGCCGGGATCACCTGGGGATCGATGTGCTCCGGGCACGTCGGCTACTGGGTCGACGAATCGGTCGCCGGTCGGGGCGTGATGCCGACGGCGGTGGCACTCGTCGTCGACCACTGCTTCCGGACCGTGGGGCTGCACCGCATCGAGGTCTGTATTCGCCCCGAGAACCGGCCCAGTCGGCGGGTCGTGGAGAAACTCGGATTCCGCGAGGAAGGCCTGCGTCCACGATATCTTCACATCGACGGCGCCTGGCGGGACCATCTCGTCTTCGCGCTCACCGCCGAAGAGGTCCCGGAGGGTCTGCTCGGCCGCTGGCGGCGGGACCAGCAGCAACGGACGCGAAACGCCGGCTCCGACGCGGGCAAGCCCGGACAGCCTCAATAAATGAAATGAGTGTTCGAAAAAAAGAGATCGCCCATGGGTCCACCATGGATCGACCGGCGATCGGGATGACCGAGTCGAAGCGTTCTCGGTGCGTTAATTTCCCTCCCGCAGCGGTCTGCTGATCGCATCGTTCACAAAAAAAGCTCGAAATATCAGCCAGATCGTGCGACACACCGGCTCAATTGGCAGATGGCCTCACGCAAACCCCTCTACCGTGTGAGGCGTGAGCAGCAGCGGCCTCATCTACGCAGTCATCGTCGGGGCCTGGGCCGCCTACTTGGTGCCGATGTGGCTCCGTAGGCAGGACGAGCTGAACGAAGCCCGTCCGACGGAACGCTTCAGCACCGCCATCCGGCTGCTTTCCGGACGGGCGGGCATGGAGCGCCGATACGCCAAGGACCTGCGGGCGCGCTCCGCCGAAGAGGGGGAGTTCCACGCCGACCCGGGCGACGTCACCGACTCGGTGGACGTCCGGGCCTTCGCCATGCCCCCGCAGCGGGAGCACACGAAGGCCCAACTGCCGGTGGAGCGGGGTGAGTCACCGCAGCAGTCGCAACAAAAACCGCAGCAGCAGGCGGGGAAACCGCAGCAGCAGGCGGCGCCCGGCGCCTCCTCCCGTGCCAAGCCCTCGGTCAAGCAGGCGAGGGCCGCGCGCAGGGACACCTCGCCGGAGGCCGTGGCGCGGGCCCGGCGCTCGAAGGTGCTCGCGCGCCGGCGGCGTACGACCGTGATGCTCTTCGTCGCCTTCACGCTCGGAGCGGTCGTCGCGGCGGTCGGCGGACTCGCCTTCCTGTGGGCGCCGGCCGTACCGGCGGTGCTGCTGAGCGCGTACATCGCGCATCTGCGCCGCCAGGAGCGGAAGCGGTTCGCGTACACGATGGACCGGCGGCAGGCCGAGGCGGCGGCGCAGCGACTGCGGGAGCGGCAGCCCCGGCGGCGGCCGGTGCCCGACGCGGCGGACGCCGACGAGCCGGAGGACGGGCCAGGGAACCCAGGGAACCCAGGGAACCCAGAGAACGACGAGGAGACCAGGCCCGACCTGACCGCGCTCGCGGCCGACCGGCGCGCCCTCGTCGAGCAGACCGACCACGCCGAGTGGGTCGACCAGCAGCGCGAGCGCCAGCGGCGGCCCGCTCAGGGCGACAGCTGGGACCCGGTCCCCGTGCCGCTCCCGACGTACGTCACCGCGCCGGTGGCGCCCCGGGCCACGTCCGGCGTCGACCTCGGCGCACCGGACGCGTGGAGCTCCGCGCGCTCCAGCGCCGCCGACCCGCACGCCTCGTCGAACGTGCCGGCGCGTGATCCGGAGCCCGAGCCGGAAGCCGCTGCCGATGAGCCTCCGGCTGCCGACGCCCCCGACGGCGGCCGCTCCGACGCCCGCCGCGCCAAGTCCGCCCGCCGCTCCCGCGAACGCGGCCGCACCCCGCTCTTCGACCAGTACGAGGACGGCGACCGCCCCCGGGCGGCCAACGAGTGACCTCCTCTGACCAGCCGGGGAGCCGGTCCGTGACCGCTCGGGAACGGATTTCCAAGCACCCGGACGGGGATGCTAGAGTTTCACTCGTTGCAAGGGCCTGTGGCGCAGTCCGGTAGCGCACCTCGTTCGCATCGAGGGGGCCAGGGGTTCAAATCCCCTCAGGTCCACGCAGCTCAGAGCCCCCAGTGGTGATCACCACTGGGGGCTCTGACGTGTTGTCAGGCGCTTGCCGCCGGTTCGGTGATCGCGTCGAAGTACGGCCAGCCGTCCAGCTCGACCGTGTGGGCCGAGGGGGCGCGGTCCAGGGACGGGGCGGCGGCGTCCAGGAGACGGCGGACCGTGCTGGGCTTGTAGAGGTTGAGGTAGGTGTGGTCCGGGAGGCGGACCAGGGCGCCGGCGTCGAAGTAGCAGTTCGAGACGGCGCGGTTCTCGGCCGGGGAGAAGCGCAGGACCAGACGGCGGCGTCGGGGGCCCTCCGGGTAGAGGGTCAGCTTCAGATGGCAGTGGTCGTAGGCGACGCGGGAGCGTTGGCGGACCGTCCAGTGCCAGGTCGTGTCGCCGACGACGAGGCGGCGCAGGCGGTGGTTTTTTCGCACGACGGAACCGTAGGCGGGCAACATCCTTGGGTGCCCGGGGATTTACGTGCCCCAGGAGTGCCCGGGGTCAGAGCGGCTTCGCGAAGCACAGGCTCAGTTCGTGGAAGCGGTAGTAGCCGAACTTGGCGCAGGGTTCGTAGCCGCTGGAGGTGTAGAGGGCGACGGCCTCGGGTTGCTTGGAGCCGGTTTCGAGGACCATGCGGGTACGGCCGGCCGTGCGGGCGTCCGACTCCAGTCGGGCGAGGATGCGGCGGGCCAGGCCCAGGCCGCGGGCCTCGGGGATGACGTACATGCGCTTGAGCTCGGCGTCACCGTCCAGATAGCCCTCGTCGCCCGCCTCCTGGGAGCGCCAGCCACCCGTGGCGAGCGGCCTGCCGTGCTCGTCGTACGCGATCAGGTACAGCCCGGCCGGCGGGGCGAAGTGCGCGGGGTCCACGAAGGTGGCGTCGCCGCCGTCGCCGTAGCGGACCTGGTACTCGACCTGGACCTCGGTGTCCAGCTTGACGGCGTCGGGGTGGTCGTACGGCACGGGGCGGATGAGCATGTGGTGAATCGTACACGTATGCGTATTCGCTGGTGTGATCCTGCTGTGATCCCATGGGATCTTCGTCGGAATCTGGACACTGTCCAAGGTGCGTCCAAGGTGCCGGTATCGTGCCCTGGTGCTGACAGTGACCACGGTGAATGTGAACGGGCTGC
Protein-coding sequences here:
- the moaC gene encoding cyclic pyranopterin monophosphate synthase MoaC, translating into MTTPQDRLTHIDEAGAARMVDVSGKDVTARTARASGRVLVSPQVVELLRGEGMPKGDALATARIAGIMGAKRTPDLIPLCHPLSVAGVKVDLSVADDAVEIRATVKTTDRTGVEMEALTAVSVAALTVIDMVKAVDKGAVITDVRVEEKTGGKSGDWSRS
- a CDS encoding MogA/MoaB family molybdenum cofactor biosynthesis protein — its product is MTSVGPAPVVSYRALVVTASNRAAAGVYEDKGGPLIAEALAGFGFAVDGPQVVPDGDPVEAALRAGVDTGYDVIVTTGGTGISPTDRTPEATRAVLDHEVPGIPEAIRAYGRDKVPTAALSRGLAGVAGRTLIVNLPGSTGGVRDGLAVLEPLLTHAVDQLRGGDHPRPSHGGAS
- a CDS encoding GNAT family N-acetyltransferase → MLADGDVVLRPIRMRDQRAWREVNRRNRDWLRPWEATIPPPTPSGPIAHRPTYRQMVRHLRAEANAGRMLPFVIEYQGRLVGQLTVAGITWGSMCSGHVGYWVDESVAGRGVMPTAVALVVDHCFRTVGLHRIEVCIRPENRPSRRVVEKLGFREEGLRPRYLHIDGAWRDHLVFALTAEEVPEGLLGRWRRDQQQRTRNAGSDAGKPGQPQ
- the sepX gene encoding divisome protein SepX/GlpR, whose product is MSSSGLIYAVIVGAWAAYLVPMWLRRQDELNEARPTERFSTAIRLLSGRAGMERRYAKDLRARSAEEGEFHADPGDVTDSVDVRAFAMPPQREHTKAQLPVERGESPQQSQQKPQQQAGKPQQQAAPGASSRAKPSVKQARAARRDTSPEAVARARRSKVLARRRRTTVMLFVAFTLGAVVAAVGGLAFLWAPAVPAVLLSAYIAHLRRQERKRFAYTMDRRQAEAAAQRLRERQPRRRPVPDAADADEPEDGPGNPGNPGNPENDEETRPDLTALAADRRALVEQTDHAEWVDQQRERQRRPAQGDSWDPVPVPLPTYVTAPVAPRATSGVDLGAPDAWSSARSSAADPHASSNVPARDPEPEPEAAADEPPAADAPDGGRSDARRAKSARRSRERGRTPLFDQYEDGDRPRAANE
- a CDS encoding GNAT family N-acetyltransferase, with amino-acid sequence MLIRPVPYDHPDAVKLDTEVQVEYQVRYGDGGDATFVDPAHFAPPAGLYLIAYDEHGRPLATGGWRSQEAGDEGYLDGDAELKRMYVIPEARGLGLARRILARLESDARTAGRTRMVLETGSKQPEAVALYTSSGYEPCAKFGYYRFHELSLCFAKPL